A region from the Lolium perenne isolate Kyuss_39 chromosome 4, Kyuss_2.0, whole genome shotgun sequence genome encodes:
- the LOC127347495 gene encoding ethylene-responsive transcription factor ERF098-like: MPPHRRPASSCHSVRARPSGRFDAEIRSGDERIRLGTFDTAHEATRAYDAVAWRLGRSRRTMNFDDVWTREQAEMLAPPPAAITREQQRRQREMEQRLLIAERDEALRLEWARRFPEDVAATEAFYA; the protein is encoded by the coding sequence ATGCCTCCGCACCGCCGCCCCGCCTCCAGCTGCCACAGCGTTCGGGCGCGGCCGAGCGGCCGGTTCGACGCGGAAATCCGCTCCGGCGACGAGCGGATCCGCCTCGGCACGTTTGACACGGCGCACGAGGCAACGCGGGCGTACGACGCCGTCGCCTGGCGGCTCGGCCGCTCCCGCCGGACCATGAATTTTGATGATGTCTGGACGCGGGAACAGGCGGagatgctcgcgccgccgccggcggccatcacgCGCGAGCAACAGCGCCGCCAGCGGGAGATGGAGCAGCGCCTCCTCATCGCCGAGCGCGATGAGGCTCTCCGCCTCGAGTGGGCACGCCGATTCCCGGAAGACGTCGCCGCCACGGAAGCCTTCTACGcgtag